Proteins from one bacterium genomic window:
- a CDS encoding DUF933 domain-containing protein, whose product MDTTIIGLAGTGKTTLLSALAGVADPASGVATVRVVDERVDALAKIFNPKKTTYAEMRVREAAWPGAGESARKSDVDRYLQAIRGSRLFLHVLAAAQTPMLADPPNPARDLAKLDGEMIIADLIAIERLLDRAKKAPLEANVKALLERLKGELENERPIFSLGLADAEHAMLSGYGFITETPQLVVVNTAEDAGEAFDAAPLSALLHGRHVMAMPFPVAREVSLLPAAEQDDFAKEMGLSGPAARRVVREAFRQLDLISFLTSGEDECRAWPIERGTHARAAAGTIHSDIERGFIRAEVVAFDEFIKRGSMKACREDGILRLEGKDYVVADGDIVHFRFNV is encoded by the coding sequence ATGGACACAACCATCATCGGGCTTGCCGGCACGGGGAAAACGACGCTGCTTTCGGCGCTCGCGGGCGTGGCCGATCCCGCCAGCGGCGTGGCGACCGTGCGCGTGGTGGACGAGCGCGTCGACGCGCTGGCGAAAATCTTCAATCCAAAAAAAACGACCTACGCGGAGATGCGCGTGCGTGAAGCGGCGTGGCCGGGCGCAGGCGAGTCCGCGCGCAAGTCCGACGTCGACCGCTACCTGCAGGCGATTCGCGGGTCGCGGCTGTTTTTACACGTGCTCGCCGCGGCGCAAACGCCGATGCTCGCCGATCCGCCCAACCCCGCGCGCGATCTGGCGAAACTCGACGGCGAGATGATCATCGCGGATCTGATCGCGATCGAGCGCCTTTTGGATCGCGCGAAAAAAGCGCCGCTCGAGGCAAACGTGAAGGCGCTGCTCGAAAGGCTTAAGGGCGAGCTCGAAAACGAGCGGCCGATCTTTTCGCTTGGCCTTGCCGACGCGGAACACGCGATGCTCTCGGGCTACGGCTTCATCACCGAGACGCCGCAGCTTGTCGTCGTCAACACCGCGGAGGACGCCGGCGAGGCTTTCGACGCCGCGCCGCTTTCCGCGCTTCTGCACGGCCGGCATGTCATGGCGATGCCGTTCCCCGTCGCGCGCGAGGTGAGCCTTCTTCCCGCCGCGGAGCAGGACGATTTCGCCAAAGAGATGGGCCTGTCCGGGCCGGCGGCGCGGCGCGTGGTGCGCGAAGCATTCCGTCAGCTCGACCTGATCAGCTTCCTCACGTCCGGCGAAGACGAGTGCCGCGCGTGGCCGATCGAACGCGGCACGCACGCCCGCGCGGCGGCCGGCACGATCCACTCGGACATCGAGCGCGGCTTCATCCGCGCGGAGGTCGTGGCGTTCGACGAGTTCATCAAGCGCGGCTCGATGAAGGCTTGCCGCGAGGACGGCATCCTGCGCCTGGAGGGCAAGGACTACGTCGTCGCCGACGGCGACATCGTGCACTTTCGGTTTAACGTGTAG
- a CDS encoding glycosyltransferase family 39 protein: MQIDGESTGVPDAAAITGRAADRRAMLVIAAAFAISRVAYFLAGVRFDVSTLAWYWQYIDPALLRDDLLSSLWHLVTQPPLFNLFLGLVLKIAGGAAPLAFASIYKFAGLAGAIALFALARRLGASRSAALAAALVFSLSPAYVLYENYLFYSLPIALTLVAAAWFLHRAVARGCSKNALAFSGLCAGIALTRSLFILPWMLAAIFLLVAATRDHAPERKKRMAIAASLPFLLVFGWYAKNLAMYGEFTASAWLGMNMANAITVRVPKEVRLELAKAGAISPVSLIYPFNPISVYARVLPPPPLTDVPLLDEERKTTDAINYHNLGYIAVSKTYARDAFGLIARFPGTYAASVANGLATTFRPPSTYVFLKDNRAHVIALDRAYNLVTQGSWPDADAPADAGGTGDASSAAGAGNANANSPRAPGIAWLHVLLYPGVVIFAARSAWRERRSNAPRASTLAFCAFNIAYVIVLGNLLDNAGEGMRFRFLVEPTAYALAAALISDIARRRNGSRAA, from the coding sequence ATGCAAATCGACGGAGAATCGACCGGCGTCCCGGACGCGGCGGCGATCACCGGGCGCGCGGCCGACCGGCGCGCGATGCTCGTCATCGCCGCGGCGTTCGCTATTTCGCGCGTCGCGTATTTCCTCGCCGGCGTGCGTTTCGACGTGTCCACGCTCGCGTGGTACTGGCAATACATCGATCCGGCGCTGCTTCGCGACGATCTGCTCTCCAGTCTCTGGCATCTGGTGACGCAGCCGCCTCTGTTCAATCTCTTCCTCGGTCTTGTGCTGAAGATCGCGGGCGGTGCCGCGCCGCTCGCGTTCGCGTCGATTTACAAATTCGCCGGACTCGCCGGCGCGATCGCGCTTTTCGCCCTGGCGCGCCGGCTTGGCGCGTCGCGGTCCGCCGCGCTCGCGGCGGCGCTCGTCTTTTCGCTTTCGCCGGCGTACGTTCTCTACGAGAACTACCTTTTCTATTCGCTCCCCATCGCGCTCACGCTTGTGGCCGCCGCGTGGTTTTTGCACCGCGCCGTCGCGCGCGGGTGTTCCAAAAACGCGCTCGCGTTCTCCGGCTTGTGCGCGGGCATCGCGCTGACGCGCAGCCTTTTCATCTTGCCGTGGATGCTCGCGGCGATTTTCTTGCTCGTCGCCGCAACGCGCGACCACGCGCCCGAGCGCAAAAAACGCATGGCGATCGCGGCGTCCCTGCCGTTTCTTCTCGTGTTCGGGTGGTACGCGAAAAACCTCGCCATGTATGGCGAGTTCACGGCGAGCGCGTGGCTCGGGATGAACATGGCCAACGCCATCACGGTGCGTGTGCCAAAAGAGGTGCGCCTGGAGCTTGCGAAAGCGGGGGCGATTTCGCCCGTTTCGCTCATCTATCCGTTCAATCCGATTTCGGTTTACGCGCGCGTGCTGCCGCCGCCGCCGCTGACGGACGTGCCGCTGCTGGACGAAGAACGCAAGACGACCGACGCGATCAACTACCACAATCTCGGATACATCGCGGTGTCGAAGACGTATGCGCGCGATGCGTTCGGCCTCATCGCGCGATTTCCGGGCACGTACGCGGCGTCCGTCGCGAACGGCCTCGCCACAACGTTCCGTCCTCCATCGACGTACGTATTCCTGAAAGACAACCGCGCGCACGTGATCGCGCTCGATCGCGCGTACAACCTCGTCACGCAGGGCTCATGGCCGGATGCGGACGCTCCGGCCGATGCCGGCGGAACCGGCGATGCCTCCTCGGCAGCCGGCGCCGGTAACGCGAACGCGAATTCGCCCCGCGCTCCCGGCATCGCGTGGCTGCACGTGCTTCTTTATCCGGGCGTCGTCATCTTCGCCGCGCGGTCGGCCTGGCGCGAGCGCAGGTCCAACGCACCCCGCGCCTCCACGTTGGCGTTTTGCGCGTTCAACATCGCGTACGTCATCGTCCTTGGAAATCTGCTCGACAACGCGGGCGAAGGCATGCGCTTCCGCTTCCTCGTCGAGCCGACGGCGTACGCACTCGCCGCGGCCTTGATCAGCGACATCGCCCGGCGCCGCAACGGATCGCGTGCCGCCTGA